A genome region from Bacteroidota bacterium includes the following:
- a CDS encoding efflux RND transporter permease subunit has protein sequence MRITNLAIRYRTSILVLTALLVIGGLISYQTIPKESNPSIEIPNIIVTTVYPGASPDDIESLITQHIEQEVQSLNGITEIRSTSTEGVSTVVIEFGPEVSIDDALQKVRDKVNIAKADIPGEAEEPLVNEIDVQEFPIMTINLAAEYSLARLKEVAEELEDELESIPSVLDVDLIGGLEREVQVNVNLNKLQGYNLAFEDVIGAIQQENTNIPGGSVDVDRTNYLVRVNGEIDTPEELREIVIDAPDGTPVYIRDVADVVFGFKDRATFSRLEIFQEEDRDRNVTPLSEEEITTLQVVSLNIKNRPGANILETVELIDDKLETYAFPNGTEYVVTGDMSYYVESMIKDLENNIISGLLFVVAVLLFFLGIRNAFLVGIAIPLSMFISFILLQSLGYTLNFIILFSLIIALGMLVDNAVVIVENIYRYREKGHSRFEAARLGTNEVGGAVVASTATTVAAFAPMLFWPGIIGEFMSYLPLTLIITLTSSLFVAIIINPVITGIFVKLEGEEAAQRKTTAKRVSAVVILVLGLILGIANWKSLVVLGSAIILFYFLNKYFFKPVGERFVREGLPKLVDRYRGFIRWMLQRDYSVKRAMLRNTLALGAFTGGLILCLLGAIAASIMGSSAAGNVLLFPGMALAALGLLGILFHTFESIYIGGKSSMRAGLIFGGVMAFILGLMYLAGKDLDGATIGVLVTVPLLIIVTGLAGWAFNKREQLILTDNRARLLNGTLGSLVAIFMLFGLAPTGVEFFPATDPNLIAVTFDAPLGTNVETSNEIALEAQERIDQLLEQNPTSRANVKNVLMNVGIGGDAMFGGGALGPESSQITLNLMDYEDRAEESTVTMDALRDQLKGIPGTEVEFTQDQNGPPTGAPVNIEVTGDDFGTIIEITKKVKDMLTEASETGAIPGLVDVADNLNTGRPELNVKIDRERAARFGLNTSQIASTVRSAINGTEAGKYRTGDDEYDITVRLSEFDRSSLESIKNLTILYEGDQIPLVSIAETEVQGGLGSITRLDLSRVATVTGKAASGFNGNAILGQVQGMLADYENSLPPGYSLTYTGESEEQQESFGFLTYVLLIGVSLIFMILVAQFNNVSSPFIIMVAVGLSLIGVLLGLILTRTPFGLMTFIGVISLAGIVVNNNIVLIDYIVQLRNTGMDKSAAIIEGGATRLRPVVLTALTTVLGLIPLTFGLNIDFVGLITNLNANFTIGSANTDFWGPMGTSIISGLTFATFLTLVIVPVMYSVFDSLSMRFRDLFSSNQKAQEAVAGAGDGFTKAADKWSTRYTNQGNQPDPHSKGAETPIEE, from the coding sequence ATGAGAATTACAAACCTCGCCATACGCTATCGGACCAGTATTCTCGTACTGACAGCGCTACTTGTTATAGGCGGCTTGATCAGCTATCAAACCATCCCAAAAGAATCTAATCCCTCGATTGAGATTCCCAACATCATCGTAACCACGGTGTATCCGGGAGCAAGCCCGGATGACATTGAGTCGTTGATCACCCAGCACATTGAGCAAGAAGTACAAAGCCTCAATGGCATCACGGAAATTCGCTCGACGTCTACTGAAGGGGTATCAACGGTCGTCATCGAATTTGGCCCGGAAGTATCTATTGACGATGCACTTCAAAAGGTGCGCGACAAAGTAAACATCGCCAAAGCCGATATCCCTGGCGAGGCTGAAGAGCCACTGGTTAACGAAATCGATGTTCAGGAATTTCCAATCATGACCATCAACCTGGCGGCAGAATACTCGCTTGCCCGGTTGAAAGAAGTTGCAGAAGAGCTTGAAGACGAGTTGGAGAGCATTCCTTCCGTCCTTGATGTCGACCTCATTGGCGGGCTCGAGCGTGAAGTGCAGGTCAACGTCAACCTGAACAAACTTCAAGGATACAACCTGGCTTTTGAAGATGTTATCGGTGCAATCCAACAGGAAAACACCAACATACCGGGTGGCTCCGTCGACGTGGACAGAACCAATTATCTCGTGCGGGTAAATGGTGAGATTGATACCCCGGAAGAGTTGAGAGAGATTGTCATTGATGCCCCTGATGGCACGCCGGTGTATATCCGTGATGTTGCGGATGTAGTGTTTGGCTTCAAGGATCGGGCAACCTTCTCCAGGCTCGAGATTTTTCAGGAAGAAGACCGCGACCGTAATGTGACTCCGCTTTCCGAGGAAGAAATTACGACGCTACAAGTTGTAAGCCTGAACATCAAAAACCGGCCAGGCGCTAACATCCTGGAAACGGTAGAACTCATCGACGACAAGCTCGAAACGTATGCCTTCCCCAACGGCACAGAATACGTGGTGACGGGCGACATGAGCTACTATGTCGAATCGATGATTAAGGACCTAGAGAACAACATTATTAGCGGCCTCCTCTTTGTGGTTGCTGTACTTTTGTTCTTCCTTGGCATTCGCAATGCGTTTCTTGTCGGCATTGCTATCCCCCTCTCGATGTTCATTTCGTTTATCCTGCTCCAATCGCTGGGATACACGCTGAACTTCATCATTCTTTTCAGCCTTATCATTGCCCTCGGCATGCTGGTTGATAACGCGGTGGTGATTGTAGAAAACATTTACAGATATCGAGAGAAAGGCCATTCCCGATTTGAGGCTGCTCGGCTCGGCACCAACGAAGTAGGGGGGGCTGTTGTAGCATCCACGGCAACAACGGTAGCTGCATTTGCCCCGATGCTTTTCTGGCCTGGCATTATTGGGGAATTCATGAGTTATCTTCCGCTCACCCTCATTATTACGCTGACCTCTTCCCTGTTTGTAGCCATTATCATCAATCCGGTGATTACCGGTATTTTTGTAAAGCTGGAAGGCGAAGAAGCAGCTCAGCGGAAGACGACAGCAAAAAGGGTTTCTGCCGTAGTCATTCTCGTACTTGGTCTAATCCTTGGCATCGCGAACTGGAAATCACTTGTTGTACTTGGCTCAGCCATTATCCTCTTTTACTTCCTCAACAAGTACTTTTTCAAACCCGTCGGCGAACGCTTTGTACGAGAAGGATTGCCAAAACTGGTGGACCGGTACCGCGGCTTTATTCGCTGGATGTTGCAACGCGACTACAGCGTGAAACGGGCTATGTTACGGAATACCCTGGCGCTGGGCGCGTTCACTGGTGGTCTAATTCTGTGCCTCCTCGGCGCAATTGCCGCCTCCATCATGGGCTCCTCAGCTGCCGGCAACGTACTCCTATTCCCGGGAATGGCGCTTGCTGCGCTTGGGCTGCTTGGCATCCTCTTTCATACGTTTGAGAGTATTTATATTGGCGGCAAAAGCAGCATGCGCGCCGGCCTTATTTTTGGCGGCGTTATGGCCTTTATACTTGGCCTCATGTACCTCGCAGGAAAAGATCTCGACGGTGCAACCATTGGGGTGCTGGTAACAGTACCCTTGCTAATCATCGTAACCGGACTTGCCGGCTGGGCTTTCAACAAACGTGAACAACTTATCCTGACAGATAACCGGGCGCGCCTCCTCAATGGCACGCTGGGCTCGCTCGTTGCGATTTTCATGCTCTTCGGCCTTGCACCGACTGGTGTCGAATTCTTCCCCGCAACAGATCCGAACCTGATTGCGGTTACGTTTGACGCTCCGCTTGGTACCAACGTTGAAACAAGTAACGAGATCGCCCTTGAAGCACAGGAGCGCATTGATCAGCTCCTGGAGCAAAACCCAACGTCTCGCGCAAATGTCAAAAATGTGCTCATGAATGTAGGGATCGGGGGAGACGCTATGTTTGGCGGTGGCGCACTGGGGCCAGAAAGCTCCCAGATCACGCTGAACCTCATGGATTATGAGGACAGGGCAGAAGAATCCACGGTTACCATGGATGCGCTGCGCGATCAACTCAAGGGCATTCCAGGTACCGAGGTTGAATTTACCCAGGATCAAAATGGGCCACCTACAGGCGCACCTGTAAACATTGAGGTGACAGGTGATGACTTTGGCACCATCATCGAAATCACCAAGAAGGTCAAAGATATGCTCACGGAAGCCTCTGAAACGGGCGCTATCCCTGGCCTCGTTGATGTGGCTGATAACCTCAACACCGGCCGGCCAGAGCTCAACGTAAAAATTGACCGTGAGCGCGCAGCACGATTTGGACTGAACACCAGCCAGATTGCTTCTACCGTACGATCGGCCATTAACGGTACCGAAGCCGGCAAATACCGGACAGGCGATGACGAATATGACATCACCGTTCGGTTGTCCGAGTTTGACCGTTCGAGTCTGGAAAGCATCAAGAACTTGACCATCCTGTACGAAGGTGACCAGATTCCGCTGGTTTCAATTGCGGAGACAGAAGTACAAGGTGGACTGGGATCGATCACGCGCCTCGACTTGTCGCGGGTTGCAACTGTAACAGGAAAGGCAGCCAGTGGCTTCAACGGCAATGCCATCCTTGGACAGGTTCAGGGAATGCTTGCAGATTACGAAAACTCCCTGCCACCAGGCTACTCGCTTACCTATACAGGCGAGAGCGAAGAACAGCAGGAAAGCTTTGGCTTCCTGACTTATGTATTGCTGATTGGCGTATCACTAATCTTCATGATTCTGGTGGCCCAATTCAACAATGTCAGCTCACCGTTTATCATCATGGTAGCGGTTGGCCTAAGCCTCATAGGTGTACTGCTTGGACTGATCCTCACGCGCACGCCCTTTGGCCTCATGACCTTCATCGGGGTGATCAGTTTGGCCGGCATTGTGGTGAACAACAACATCGTACTGATCGACTACATTGTGCAGCTCCGTAATACGGGCATGGACAAAAGTGCTGCGATCATCGAAGGCGGCGCAACACGCTTGCGCCCGGTTGTACTTACAGCCCTCACCACTGTACTCGGCTTGATTCCGCTGACCTTCGGGCTCAATATCGACTTTGTTGGATTGATCACAAATCTCAACGCCAACTTTACCATTGGCTCTGCCAATACGGATTTTTGGGGGCCCATGGGGACGTCGATTATCAGTGGGCTTACGTTTGCTACCTTCCTGACCCTGGTTATTGTACCGGTGATGTATTCAGTGTTTGATTCGCTCTCAATGCGATTCAGGGACCTGTTTAGCAGCAATCAGAAAGCACAAGAAGCCGTTGCCGGCGCCGGCGATGGATTCACCAAAGCTGCTGATAAATGGTCAACGCGCTACACGAATCAGGGCAACCAACCTGATCCACACAGTAAAGGCGCAGAAACCCCGATTGAAGAGTAG
- a CDS encoding hemolysin family protein — MSLLLFYVGLAIGVSFLCSIMEAVILSVTPSYVAALEKDGNPVGTTLREMKAKIDRPLATILSWNTVANTMGAAGAGAQAAIVFESISVGVFSAILTLLILVFSEIIPKTLGALHWRILAPFVVKILKPAMFISMPLILLSDGITHLLTRNRVKATISREEFTALAEMGQKEGVFEENESRILKNLFRFASILVKDIMTPRIVVYALPVDKTIDEVVAEGKDFRFSRIVVYRENRDQVIGYVLKDQILLKAAQGKGNQPLENLMREITVVPDTMPLSALFERLTGRLDHIAMVVDEYGGFAGIVTMEDIVETLLGMEIVDEADAVTDMQELARQQWLIRAQRLGLVSENLEEFNGPEYLPPPPPPSPKLSDPGSDVANL, encoded by the coding sequence ATGAGTTTACTTCTATTCTATGTAGGACTGGCGATTGGAGTCTCTTTTCTATGCTCCATCATGGAAGCCGTTATTCTATCGGTCACGCCGTCTTACGTAGCCGCATTAGAAAAAGATGGCAATCCTGTCGGCACAACGCTGCGGGAAATGAAAGCCAAAATCGACCGTCCGCTGGCAACAATTCTGAGCTGGAATACAGTTGCCAATACCATGGGTGCAGCTGGCGCAGGTGCACAGGCAGCCATTGTGTTTGAAAGCATATCTGTTGGTGTATTCTCTGCTATTCTTACCCTGCTTATTCTTGTATTTTCTGAAATTATCCCCAAAACCCTTGGGGCACTGCACTGGCGGATACTCGCGCCATTTGTGGTAAAAATACTCAAGCCGGCCATGTTTATAAGCATGCCGCTGATCCTGCTTTCAGATGGCATTACACACCTGTTAACCCGAAACCGTGTTAAAGCCACGATTAGCCGGGAGGAGTTCACTGCGCTGGCTGAAATGGGCCAGAAAGAAGGTGTGTTTGAAGAAAACGAATCGCGCATCCTGAAAAACCTGTTCAGGTTTGCGTCGATCCTCGTAAAAGATATCATGACCCCGCGCATTGTGGTTTATGCGCTTCCGGTTGACAAAACAATCGACGAAGTTGTCGCAGAAGGCAAAGATTTTCGATTCTCGCGTATTGTGGTTTATCGCGAAAACCGCGACCAAGTGATTGGGTATGTACTAAAAGACCAGATTTTACTTAAAGCAGCCCAGGGCAAGGGCAATCAGCCACTCGAGAACCTGATGCGAGAAATCACGGTTGTGCCAGACACCATGCCGCTCTCAGCGCTGTTTGAGCGCCTCACAGGCCGGCTGGATCATATAGCCATGGTTGTTGACGAATACGGCGGCTTTGCCGGCATCGTGACGATGGAAGACATCGTTGAAACGTTACTCGGGATGGAAATTGTTGATGAAGCGGATGCCGTAACGGACATGCAGGAACTGGCCCGCCAACAATGGCTCATTCGTGCACAGCGCCTGGGCCTCGTCTCTGAAAACCTCGAAGAATTTAACGGTCCAGAGTACCTGCCGCCTCCCCCGCCGCCTTCACCCAAGTTATCTGACCCTGGCTCGGACGTGGCCAACTTGTAG
- a CDS encoding Mur ligase family protein, with protein sequence MDIHALPDAHLRIFERPVVPPPTAIRDIYLIGICGTGMGSLAGLLKAAGHAVRGADQNVYPPMSTRLANDGITVFKGYNAAHLNPAPDLVIVGNACTPTHPEAAYARTHGLVQQSFPEALAHFFLANRRSLVIAGTHGKTSTTGLVTHMLEAAGKDPGFLVGGVMQGRDTSYQVGTGPHFVIEGDEYDSAYFDKQPKFLHYQPQSAIVTSMELDHTDIYANWEIYQAAFRKFAGLLPADGTLVLCGDHQPVAALAAHTNAKVVTYGLDNSNHVSAINLTSDNKGQHFTLTVADTPVAQLFLPMHGAHNLSNALGACALLLAEGIAPAAYAAGLATYQGMKRRQEVRAVINDIVIIDDFAHHPTAVKETIAAIKRGYPDRQIRAIFEPRSNTSRRKDFQDRYVAAFAEAHAVMISAPPFRHNDDVSNFMDVDVLIHDIRALGIEAAAYPDAEAILPDLVAQATAGDVVLVMSNGGFGGIHQALIDQLGEEKHEQ encoded by the coding sequence ATGGACATCCACGCGCTCCCGGACGCTCATCTGCGTATTTTTGAACGCCCCGTCGTTCCTCCTCCAACAGCAATCCGGGATATCTACCTCATTGGCATTTGCGGCACAGGTATGGGCTCCCTTGCAGGCCTCCTCAAAGCTGCCGGTCATGCTGTACGTGGTGCTGATCAAAATGTATATCCCCCGATGAGTACCAGGCTGGCCAATGACGGAATTACTGTTTTCAAGGGTTACAATGCCGCACACCTTAACCCAGCCCCCGATCTGGTCATTGTGGGCAACGCTTGCACTCCAACGCATCCGGAAGCAGCTTATGCCCGAACGCATGGCCTTGTGCAGCAGTCTTTCCCTGAAGCGCTGGCGCACTTTTTCCTGGCCAACCGGCGCAGCCTCGTTATTGCCGGCACACACGGCAAAACCTCTACAACAGGGCTTGTCACACATATGCTTGAGGCCGCCGGCAAAGACCCGGGTTTTCTGGTTGGCGGTGTAATGCAGGGCCGCGATACAAGTTACCAGGTAGGTACTGGTCCACATTTTGTCATTGAAGGAGATGAATACGACAGCGCCTATTTTGACAAGCAACCCAAATTTCTGCATTACCAGCCGCAAAGCGCCATCGTCACGTCGATGGAACTGGACCACACCGACATCTACGCCAACTGGGAGATCTATCAAGCTGCATTTAGAAAGTTCGCAGGGTTGCTGCCGGCAGACGGCACCCTCGTGCTTTGTGGTGACCACCAACCTGTAGCAGCACTGGCAGCACATACCAATGCGAAGGTTGTGACCTACGGACTCGACAACAGCAACCACGTATCAGCAATCAATCTTACCTCAGACAACAAGGGGCAGCACTTTACCCTCACAGTAGCTGATACCCCGGTTGCGCAGTTGTTTTTGCCCATGCACGGGGCACATAACCTCAGTAATGCCCTGGGTGCCTGTGCATTGTTGCTTGCGGAAGGCATTGCGCCGGCCGCTTACGCAGCAGGCCTTGCAACTTACCAGGGCATGAAACGCCGGCAAGAAGTGCGTGCCGTCATCAATGACATCGTGATCATAGACGACTTTGCTCACCACCCCACGGCTGTTAAAGAAACAATTGCAGCCATTAAGCGCGGCTACCCGGATCGACAAATACGGGCCATTTTTGAACCGCGATCCAACACCAGCCGGCGCAAAGATTTCCAGGATCGATATGTAGCTGCTTTTGCAGAGGCCCATGCAGTCATGATCAGTGCCCCTCCGTTTCGTCACAACGATGACGTATCCAATTTTATGGATGTCGACGTGCTGATACACGACATCCGCGCGCTTGGCATCGAAGCAGCCGCGTATCCTGATGCAGAAGCAATCTTGCCAGACCTTGTAGCGCAAGCCACGGCCGGCGATGTGGTGCTTGTCATGAGCAATGGTGGGTTTGGCGGCATACATCAAGCGCTCATAGACCAACTCGGCGAAGAAAAACATGAGCAATAA
- a CDS encoding winged helix-turn-helix transcriptional regulator encodes MSNKPYQQYCAIAQALDVVGQRWTLLIIRELLTGPKRFKALIDQLPGIGSTLLTSRLRDLEQNGLLIHQTTTNQTSYTLTPRGEALQPTIQALLTWGKPLLPSSIDQTKPSHSWLQLALQQAFKSNAFQQTSASYAFIVDEQLIQITLDDGHVNIQPNASHKPDLTIKCTSAVLATILSGTTTLKQGLKAGALQYDGNIEDLLYVFEQLHTAQ; translated from the coding sequence ATGAGCAATAAGCCTTATCAGCAATATTGTGCTATTGCACAGGCACTAGATGTGGTTGGCCAACGCTGGACATTGCTGATCATCCGCGAACTGCTGACAGGTCCCAAACGATTCAAAGCACTCATTGACCAACTGCCCGGCATAGGATCCACCCTGCTAACAAGCCGGCTACGAGACCTGGAGCAAAATGGTCTCCTTATACACCAAACTACCACCAACCAGACGTCTTATACCCTAACCCCCAGAGGTGAAGCTTTGCAGCCTACCATACAGGCCTTACTAACATGGGGAAAACCGTTACTCCCGTCGAGCATAGACCAAACCAAGCCATCTCATAGCTGGTTACAACTGGCCTTACAACAGGCTTTCAAGAGCAACGCGTTTCAGCAAACTTCAGCCTCTTATGCGTTTATCGTAGATGAGCAACTTATACAGATTACCCTTGATGATGGACATGTCAATATTCAACCGAATGCCTCTCACAAGCCAGATCTAACGATCAAATGTACCTCGGCTGTATTGGCAACCATTTTGTCGGGCACAACCACCTTGAAGCAGGGCCTCAAAGCCGGCGCGTTGCAGTATGATGGCAATATAGAAGACCTGCTCTACGTCTTTGAACAGTTGCATACTGCGCAATAG
- a CDS encoding heme-binding protein has product MKNTHSLTHQDAADILSVIRKALEAQAKGAAIAVSDAHGELLAFLRTDGCPLPSIQNALNKAFTSAREGIPSRQLGEASRTDPFPLTNFGDLRYTGWGGGLPLLLDGEVVGAIGVSGLPEAEDMELAKLGVDFFNINIAAR; this is encoded by the coding sequence ATGAAAAACACCCATAGTCTCACCCACCAGGATGCCGCTGACATCCTCTCCGTGATCAGAAAAGCACTCGAAGCACAAGCCAAAGGCGCAGCCATTGCAGTCAGTGATGCACATGGCGAACTGCTGGCTTTCTTGCGAACGGATGGCTGCCCTTTGCCATCCATCCAGAATGCCCTGAACAAGGCATTTACTTCAGCACGCGAAGGCATACCCAGCCGTCAACTCGGCGAAGCCTCCCGAACGGACCCATTTCCACTAACCAACTTTGGTGATTTGAGGTATACGGGTTGGGGCGGCGGGCTCCCCTTGCTACTCGATGGCGAAGTTGTGGGCGCAATAGGGGTAAGCGGACTACCAGAAGCAGAGGATATGGAACTGGCCAAACTGGGTGTCGACTTTTTTAACATCAATATTGCGGCACGTTAA
- a CDS encoding DUF937 domain-containing protein yields MNILDVILKNGSVVEQMSKNFNLDAASTQNAIKHMLPALTRGVQNNVKKEGGLEGLFGALSKGSHSKYLDQPELLGQEATRTDGNAILGHILGSKDVSRNVAGHAAKETGLDFGMMKKMLPVLATVVMGSLGKQTQQKGILEQAMGGLLGGGGGGLLGGGGGGLLGGLASALGGGQRKSNPAADILGSFLDADKDGSAMDDILGMAKKFF; encoded by the coding sequence ATGAATATCTTAGACGTTATCCTTAAGAATGGCTCTGTAGTAGAGCAGATGTCCAAAAATTTTAATCTTGATGCAGCATCTACGCAGAATGCCATCAAACACATGTTGCCAGCGCTTACGCGTGGGGTCCAGAACAACGTAAAAAAAGAAGGCGGATTGGAAGGGTTGTTTGGCGCGCTGTCAAAAGGCAGCCATAGCAAATACCTGGATCAACCTGAACTGCTCGGGCAGGAAGCCACAAGAACTGATGGCAATGCAATCCTTGGCCATATCCTTGGAAGCAAAGATGTCAGCCGTAATGTAGCCGGCCATGCTGCAAAAGAAACCGGGCTGGATTTTGGTATGATGAAAAAAATGCTGCCTGTTCTTGCTACGGTGGTCATGGGCTCACTTGGCAAACAGACACAGCAGAAAGGTATCCTTGAGCAAGCCATGGGTGGCTTACTTGGCGGTGGTGGTGGCGGTCTCCTCGGCGGCGGTGGTGGCGGCTTACTCGGCGGCCTCGCAAGCGCACTTGGTGGCGGACAGCGGAAATCTAACCCTGCAGCTGATATCCTGGGTTCTTTTCTGGATGCCGACAAAGACGGATCTGCGATGGATGATATACTGGGTATGGCCAAGAAGTTTTTCTAG
- a CDS encoding fasciclin domain-containing protein: MILLVATACDSNDSDDDAVEADIVQVATDAGFDTLVAAVQAAELVETLQGAGPFTVFAPTDAAFASLPEGTLDNLLLPENKETLQAILTYHVVPGAVTADQVVNLTTATTVQGESIDITIENGDVFLNGVRVSQTDVTASNGVIHIIEGVLLPPSTQE; this comes from the coding sequence ATGATCTTGCTGGTAGCCACAGCTTGCGACTCAAACGACAGCGATGACGATGCAGTGGAAGCTGATATCGTACAGGTTGCCACTGATGCCGGCTTCGACACACTCGTTGCTGCCGTACAGGCTGCTGAGCTTGTTGAAACGCTTCAAGGCGCTGGTCCTTTTACTGTATTTGCACCAACGGATGCTGCTTTTGCTAGCCTCCCTGAAGGAACGCTTGACAACCTCCTGCTTCCTGAAAACAAAGAGACGCTTCAGGCTATCCTGACTTACCATGTTGTACCTGGTGCAGTTACAGCCGACCAGGTTGTTAACCTCACCACAGCAACAACTGTACAGGGTGAAAGCATTGACATCACAATTGAGAACGGCGACGTTTTCCTAAATGGTGTTCGTGTGAGCCAGACTGATGTGACCGCTTCTAACGGCGTAATCCACATCATCGAAGGCGTGCTCCTTCCGCCTTCAACCCAGGAGTAA
- the ccoO gene encoding cytochrome-c oxidase, cbb3-type subunit II: protein MKRYIKLSGRHRKLEGWPLLFTILTTISILIGGVVEFLPLVLVKENVPRIEHVKPWTPLELTGRDIYIREGCNNCHSQQVRPFRHELERYGEYSKPGETIYERPFLWGSKRTGPDLARVGGKYPHLWHVRHMEDPRATSPRSIMPPYDWLLRKELDLSDLPSKLSVLQRFGVTYSAAVQSDPIAAASTQAAEIAAEVAAQGGPDNLANKEIIAMVAYLQRLGTDLKASVGN, encoded by the coding sequence ATGAAACGATACATAAAACTCAGTGGCCGGCACAGAAAACTCGAAGGGTGGCCCCTGTTATTCACCATCCTCACAACCATTTCGATTCTGATTGGCGGCGTGGTTGAATTTTTACCGCTCGTGCTGGTGAAAGAAAATGTACCGCGGATCGAGCATGTAAAACCATGGACGCCCCTCGAATTGACAGGCCGCGACATTTACATCCGCGAAGGCTGCAACAACTGCCACTCCCAACAGGTCCGCCCTTTCCGTCACGAACTCGAACGGTATGGGGAATACTCAAAACCGGGAGAAACCATCTACGAGCGTCCCTTCCTGTGGGGCTCAAAAAGAACGGGCCCCGACCTGGCCAGGGTAGGTGGAAAGTACCCCCACCTGTGGCATGTACGGCACATGGAGGACCCTCGCGCTACCAGCCCCCGCTCGATCATGCCGCCTTACGATTGGCTACTGCGAAAAGAACTGGACCTCTCCGACTTACCCTCAAAGCTTAGTGTCCTGCAACGTTTTGGTGTCACCTACAGCGCAGCAGTGCAATCCGATCCTATTGCCGCGGCATCAACCCAGGCGGCTGAAATTGCGGCTGAGGTAGCGGCGCAGGGGGGGCCCGACAACCTGGCAAACAAAGAAATCATTGCCATGGTGGCCTACCTGCAACGGTTGGGCACCGACCTGAAAGCTTCCGTCGGCAACTAA
- a CDS encoding cbb3-type cytochrome c oxidase N-terminal domain-containing protein, with amino-acid sequence MENTDPLESNAEDTVIKGHQYDGIQEYDNPMPGWWVGIFIGSFFFAIFYVVGIQTGYINTYEKDLEASLADLETIRTTYAAAQPAFSVDEVTLENYANDAARIEAGAASFVAQCAACHGADGQGLIGPNLTDAYWIKGGENTDIFAIITEGSLEKGMPPWEAVYSPEQRAELVAFIRSIEGTSPENPKAAEGELFERSAS; translated from the coding sequence ATGGAAAACACAGATCCACTTGAAAGCAATGCAGAAGACACGGTGATTAAAGGGCATCAATATGATGGCATTCAAGAATACGACAACCCCATGCCTGGCTGGTGGGTAGGGATTTTCATTGGTTCGTTTTTCTTCGCCATTTTCTACGTGGTCGGCATCCAGACAGGATATATCAACACCTATGAAAAAGACCTGGAAGCAAGCCTGGCAGATCTGGAAACCATCCGCACCACCTATGCCGCTGCGCAGCCGGCGTTCTCTGTAGATGAAGTCACGCTGGAGAATTATGCAAATGACGCAGCCAGAATTGAAGCCGGTGCAGCAAGTTTTGTAGCCCAATGTGCGGCATGTCATGGCGCCGACGGCCAGGGCCTCATAGGCCCCAATCTCACAGATGCCTACTGGATCAAGGGCGGAGAAAACACAGACATCTTCGCCATCATCACCGAGGGCAGTCTTGAAAAAGGGATGCCTCCATGGGAAGCCGTTTACTCCCCAGAACAACGTGCTGAACTGGTAGCATTTATCCGATCCATCGAAGGCACATCACCAGAAAACCCCAAGGCTGCTGAAGGCGAACTTTTTGAACGGAGCGCCTCATGA